The proteins below come from a single Panicum hallii strain FIL2 chromosome 7, PHallii_v3.1, whole genome shotgun sequence genomic window:
- the LOC112899258 gene encoding uncharacterized protein LOC112899258 isoform X1, whose protein sequence is MAWRMLRRKEFQTSLLNLAFRADHGGKKHFTNGAIGNLAQFYRSDRPKHAASCMPSNHFTIRNFHAGVYMLTWSRKKEDVVGLKAPKKEKRVKKENRTQPPVEAPYVAPKPKIATKSPDKTVEIFDGMTLLDLSKRTGAYISTLQGILADLGEKVESEFDSISIDLAELVAMELGVNTRRMHTAEGTNEPRPAVVTVMGHVDHGKTSLLDALRQTSVAAKEAGGITQHIGAFVVEMQSGASITFLDTPGHAAFSAMRARGAAVTDIVVLVVAADDGVMPQTLEAMSHAKAANVPVVVAINKCDKSGADPERVRIQLGSEGLLLEDMGGDVQVVEISAVAKSGLDKLEEALLLQAEMMDLKARIDGPAQAFVVEARVDRGRGPLATAIVKSGTLVSGQHIVVGAEWGRIRSLRDTAGNITESAKPAMPVEIEGLRGLPMAGDDVVVVDSEERARMLSQGRKKKQEKDRLRKIDEGMADELEIKEETPERVEMPIIVKADVQGSVQAVTDALRSLNSAQVFVNVVHVGVGPISQHDIDLAQACGAYIVGFNIRTPPIAITQAAARANIKVLLHKVIYHLLEEMGRAIVEKAPGTAETQVSGEAEVLNIFELKGRSKSKGPDIKIAGCRITDGHFSKSGTMRLLRSGDVVFEGPCASLKREKQDAETIEKGNDCGLVIEDCDDFQVGDVIQCLEQVIRKPKFISTQSGSVRIEC, encoded by the exons ATGGCGTGGCGGATGCTACGGAGGAAG GAGTTCCAAACGAGCCTTCTGAATTTGGCGTTCCGTGCAGATCATGGGGGTAAGAAGCATTTCACCAATGGAGCAATTGGAAATCTGGCAC AGTTCTACCGCAGTGATAGGCCCAAACATGCTGCTAGTTGCATGCCCTCTAACCATTTCACTATCAG GAATTTTCATGCAGGTGTTTATATGTTAACATGGAGTCGGAAAAAGGAGGATGTTGTAGGGCTGAAAGCTCCTAAAAAGGAGAAGCGAGTGAAGAAAGAAAATAGAACACAACCTCCTGTAGAAGCACCATATGTTGCACCAAAACCGAAGATAGCTACCAAATCACCAGATAAAACTGTTGAGATTTTTGATGGGATGACATTGCTTGACCTCTCTAAACGAACTGGTGCATATATTAGTACACTTCAAGGCATACTTGCAGATCTTGGTGAAAAGGTTGAATCAGAGTTTGACTCTATCAGCATTGATCTTGCTGAGTTGGTTGCTATG GAACTTGGTGTTAATACCAGAAGAATGCACACTGCTGAAGGCACGAATGAACCACGTCCTGCTGTTGTAACGGTAATGGGCCATGTTGACCATGGTAAAACATCGCTTTTAGATGCTCTCCGGCAAACATCTGTTGCAGCTAAGGAAGCTGGTGGTATCACTCAGCATATCGGTGCCTTTGTTGTTGAGATGCAATCAGGAGCATCTATCACATTTCTTGATACTCCAGGACATGCTGCCTTCAGTGCTATGCGGGCTAGAGGTGCTGCTGTTACAGATATTGTAGTCCTTGTGGTGGCAGCAGATGATGGTGTTATGCCTCAGACGCTTGAAGCTATGTCTCATGCAAAAGCAGCAAATGTTCCTGTTGTAGTTGCCATAAACAAATGTGATAAATCTGGAGCTGATCCCGAGAGGGTCAGAATTCAACTTGGTTCAGAAGGCTTGCTTTTGGAGGATATGGGTGGGGATGTGCAGGTTGTTGAAATATCTGCAGTAGCAAAGTCTGGTTTGGATAAATTGGAAGAGGCTTTGCTCCTTCAAGCTGAGATGATGGACCTGAAAGCCAGAATAGATGGCCCTGCTCAGGCTTTTGTGGTGGAGGCAAGGGTGGACAGGGGTAGGGGTCCACTGGCAACAGCTATAGTCAAGTCTGGCACATTAGTTAGTGGGCAACACATTGTTGTAGGAGCAGAGTGGGGAAGAATTAGATCTCTTAGAGACACAGCAGGAAATATTACAGAGTCTGCAAAACCTGCGATGCCTGTTGAGATCGAGGGGTTAAGGGGCCTTCCAATGGCTGGGGATGATGTCGTGGTTGTTGATTCAGAGGAAAGGGCAAGAATGCTTAGTCAAGggcggaagaagaagcaggagaAAGATAGACTTCGAAAGATTGATGAAGGCATGGCAGATGAGCTAGAAATTAAAGAAGAGACTCCTGAAAGAGTAGAAATGCCCATTATTGTCAAAGCTGATGTTCAAGGCAGTGTTCAAGCTGTTACAGATGCCTTAAGGAGTCTTAATAGTGCACAG GTTTTTGTGAATGTTGTTCATGTAGGTGTTGGTCCAATTAGTCAGCATGACATTGATCTGGCACAAGCATGCGGAGCGTATATAGTTGGTTTCAACATTCGCACTCCACCTATTGCTATCACTCAAGCAGCAGCAAGAGCCAACATAAAG GTTTTGCTGCACAAGGTTATCTATCATCTCCTTGAGGAAATGGGAAGGGCCATTGTAGAGAAGGCACCAGGGACTGCTGAAACCCAGGTTTCGGGGGAGGCTGAGGTTCTGAACATATTCGAGCTGAAAGGGCGCAGCAAGTCGAAAGGACCGGACATCAAAATTGCTGGCTGCCGTATAACTGACGGTCACTTTAGCAAATCTGGAACCATGAGACTATTGAGGAGCGGAGATGTTGTATTTGAGGGTCCCTGTGCATCTCTGAAGCGGGAGAAGCAGGATGCAGAAACAATAGAAAAGGGTAACGACTGTGGGCTGGTGATTGAGGATTGTGATGATTTCCAGGTTGGGGATGTTATTCAGTGCTTGGAGCAGGTGATTAGGAAGCCCAAGTTCATCTCAACACAGAGCGGTTCAGTTCGGATTGAATGCTAA
- the LOC112899258 gene encoding uncharacterized protein LOC112899258 isoform X2, producing the protein MGVRSISPMEQLEIWHSSTAVIGPNMLLVACPLTISLSGVYMLTWSRKKEDVVGLKAPKKEKRVKKENRTQPPVEAPYVAPKPKIATKSPDKTVEIFDGMTLLDLSKRTGAYISTLQGILADLGEKVESEFDSISIDLAELVAMELGVNTRRMHTAEGTNEPRPAVVTVMGHVDHGKTSLLDALRQTSVAAKEAGGITQHIGAFVVEMQSGASITFLDTPGHAAFSAMRARGAAVTDIVVLVVAADDGVMPQTLEAMSHAKAANVPVVVAINKCDKSGADPERVRIQLGSEGLLLEDMGGDVQVVEISAVAKSGLDKLEEALLLQAEMMDLKARIDGPAQAFVVEARVDRGRGPLATAIVKSGTLVSGQHIVVGAEWGRIRSLRDTAGNITESAKPAMPVEIEGLRGLPMAGDDVVVVDSEERARMLSQGRKKKQEKDRLRKIDEGMADELEIKEETPERVEMPIIVKADVQGSVQAVTDALRSLNSAQVFVNVVHVGVGPISQHDIDLAQACGAYIVGFNIRTPPIAITQAAARANIKVLLHKVIYHLLEEMGRAIVEKAPGTAETQVSGEAEVLNIFELKGRSKSKGPDIKIAGCRITDGHFSKSGTMRLLRSGDVVFEGPCASLKREKQDAETIEKGNDCGLVIEDCDDFQVGDVIQCLEQVIRKPKFISTQSGSVRIEC; encoded by the exons ATGGGGGTAAGAAGCATTTCACCAATGGAGCAATTGGAAATCTGGCAC AGTTCTACCGCAGTGATAGGCCCAAACATGCTGCTAGTTGCATGCCCTCTAACCATTTCACTATCAG GTGTTTATATGTTAACATGGAGTCGGAAAAAGGAGGATGTTGTAGGGCTGAAAGCTCCTAAAAAGGAGAAGCGAGTGAAGAAAGAAAATAGAACACAACCTCCTGTAGAAGCACCATATGTTGCACCAAAACCGAAGATAGCTACCAAATCACCAGATAAAACTGTTGAGATTTTTGATGGGATGACATTGCTTGACCTCTCTAAACGAACTGGTGCATATATTAGTACACTTCAAGGCATACTTGCAGATCTTGGTGAAAAGGTTGAATCAGAGTTTGACTCTATCAGCATTGATCTTGCTGAGTTGGTTGCTATG GAACTTGGTGTTAATACCAGAAGAATGCACACTGCTGAAGGCACGAATGAACCACGTCCTGCTGTTGTAACGGTAATGGGCCATGTTGACCATGGTAAAACATCGCTTTTAGATGCTCTCCGGCAAACATCTGTTGCAGCTAAGGAAGCTGGTGGTATCACTCAGCATATCGGTGCCTTTGTTGTTGAGATGCAATCAGGAGCATCTATCACATTTCTTGATACTCCAGGACATGCTGCCTTCAGTGCTATGCGGGCTAGAGGTGCTGCTGTTACAGATATTGTAGTCCTTGTGGTGGCAGCAGATGATGGTGTTATGCCTCAGACGCTTGAAGCTATGTCTCATGCAAAAGCAGCAAATGTTCCTGTTGTAGTTGCCATAAACAAATGTGATAAATCTGGAGCTGATCCCGAGAGGGTCAGAATTCAACTTGGTTCAGAAGGCTTGCTTTTGGAGGATATGGGTGGGGATGTGCAGGTTGTTGAAATATCTGCAGTAGCAAAGTCTGGTTTGGATAAATTGGAAGAGGCTTTGCTCCTTCAAGCTGAGATGATGGACCTGAAAGCCAGAATAGATGGCCCTGCTCAGGCTTTTGTGGTGGAGGCAAGGGTGGACAGGGGTAGGGGTCCACTGGCAACAGCTATAGTCAAGTCTGGCACATTAGTTAGTGGGCAACACATTGTTGTAGGAGCAGAGTGGGGAAGAATTAGATCTCTTAGAGACACAGCAGGAAATATTACAGAGTCTGCAAAACCTGCGATGCCTGTTGAGATCGAGGGGTTAAGGGGCCTTCCAATGGCTGGGGATGATGTCGTGGTTGTTGATTCAGAGGAAAGGGCAAGAATGCTTAGTCAAGggcggaagaagaagcaggagaAAGATAGACTTCGAAAGATTGATGAAGGCATGGCAGATGAGCTAGAAATTAAAGAAGAGACTCCTGAAAGAGTAGAAATGCCCATTATTGTCAAAGCTGATGTTCAAGGCAGTGTTCAAGCTGTTACAGATGCCTTAAGGAGTCTTAATAGTGCACAG GTTTTTGTGAATGTTGTTCATGTAGGTGTTGGTCCAATTAGTCAGCATGACATTGATCTGGCACAAGCATGCGGAGCGTATATAGTTGGTTTCAACATTCGCACTCCACCTATTGCTATCACTCAAGCAGCAGCAAGAGCCAACATAAAG GTTTTGCTGCACAAGGTTATCTATCATCTCCTTGAGGAAATGGGAAGGGCCATTGTAGAGAAGGCACCAGGGACTGCTGAAACCCAGGTTTCGGGGGAGGCTGAGGTTCTGAACATATTCGAGCTGAAAGGGCGCAGCAAGTCGAAAGGACCGGACATCAAAATTGCTGGCTGCCGTATAACTGACGGTCACTTTAGCAAATCTGGAACCATGAGACTATTGAGGAGCGGAGATGTTGTATTTGAGGGTCCCTGTGCATCTCTGAAGCGGGAGAAGCAGGATGCAGAAACAATAGAAAAGGGTAACGACTGTGGGCTGGTGATTGAGGATTGTGATGATTTCCAGGTTGGGGATGTTATTCAGTGCTTGGAGCAGGTGATTAGGAAGCCCAAGTTCATCTCAACACAGAGCGGTTCAGTTCGGATTGAATGCTAA
- the LOC112899260 gene encoding potassium channel KOR2-like, with amino-acid sequence MVYDKRKIALRYIKGSFALDILGCFPWDFIYKATGRTEMVRCLVWLRLYRARKIMAFFKKMEKDIRISYLFTRIVKLITVELYFTHTAACVFYYLATTLPPAREGGTWIGGLILGDTRYISFREIDLLTRYVTSLYVAIVTMATVGYGDIHAVNPREMTFTVAYISFSILLSAYLIGNMTALIVKGSKTERFRDKMTDLIRYMNRNKLGADIRSQVKDHLLLQYESSYTKDRVVDDIPVAVRSKLSQTLYLDMVSKVRLFKGCSEDFLSQIVVKLHEEFFLPGEVILEQGTVVDQIYIVVHGCLEEVAAGEGGSEEIISELLPYDIVGDVAVVCNVPQPHTVRVCELCSVLRIDKQSLTSILQIYFKDSRQILSNLLKWRKTKSRGKQLESDITYLISRQEAELVLGVNNAAYHGDLFRLKGLISAGADPSKPDYDGRTALHVAALRGYEDIVRFLIQRGANVNSIDKFGNSTLLLALRSGHDRITSLLVKHGAALNLEDAGGYLCRVVTDGRIDLLNRLLRFGVDPNCKNYDQKTPLHVAAAEGLHLVAGMLIGFGADVQAKDRWGNTPLDEGRRCSCKPLVRILEQATTAAVAQ; translated from the exons ATGGTCTACGACAAGCGGAAGATCGCGCTGCG CTACATCAAAGGAAGCTTCGCTCTTGACATCCTAGGTTGCTTCCCATGGGATTTCATATACAAG GCCACGGGAAGGACGGAGATGGTGAGGTGCCTGGTGTGGCTGCGGCTGTACAGGGCCCGCAAGATCATGGCCTTCTTCAAGAAGATGGAGAAGGACATCCGCATCAGCTACCTCTTCACGCGGATCGTGAAGctcatcaccgtcgagctctacTTCACGCACACCGCCGCCTGCGTCTTTTACTACCTCGCCACCACGCTGCCGCCGGCGCGCGAGGGCGGCACCTGGATCGGGGGCCTGATACTGGGGGACACCAGGTACATCAGCTTCAGGGAGATCGACCTGCTCACCCGCTACGTCACCTCGCTGTACGTCGCCATCGTCACCATGGCGACAGTCG GTTACGGCGACATCCATGCGGTGAACCCGAGGGAGATGACCTTCACCGTGGCGTACATCTCGTTCAGCATCCTTCTCAGCGCCTATCTGATCGGCAACATGACAGCGCTTATCGTCAAGGGCTCCAAgacggagaggttccgggacaAGATGACAGACCTCATCAGGTACATGAACAGGAACAAGCTGGGCGCCGACATCAGGTCCCAGGTGAAGGATCACTTGCTGCTGCAGTATGAGAGCAGCTACACCAAGGACAGAGTCGTCGACGATATCCCGGTTGCTGTTCGATCAAAG TTGTCCCAGACACTGTACCTCGACATGGTTTCGAAAGTGCGCCTGTTCAAAGGATGTTCAGAGGACTTCCTGAGCCAGATT GTGGTAAAATTGCATGAAGAATTCTTCCTCCCTGGTGAGGTTATCTTAGAGCAAGGCACTGTGGTGGACCAAATTTATATTGTCGTACACGGATGCCTG GAAGAGGTGGCCGCTGGAGAAGGTGGATCAGAGGAGATCATCTCAGAGCTGCTGCCTTACGACATCGTCGGCGATGTTGCTGTAGTTTGCAATGTTCCACAGCCACACACAGTTAGGGTCTGTGAGCTTTGCAGCGTCCTGAGAATCGACAAGCAGTCCCTGACCAGCATTCTGcaaatttacttcaaggatagCCGTCAGATCTTGAGCAACCTGCTGAAG TGGAGAAAAACCAAATCCAGAGGGAAGCAGCTCGAATCAGACATCACATACCTGATATCAAGGCAAGAAGCAGAACTAGTTCTCGGAGTGAACAATGCTGCTTACCATGGAGACTTGTTCCGTTTGAAGGGTTTGATCAGTGCAGGAGCTGATCCTAGTAAACCCGATTACGATGGAAGGACCGCACTG CATGTGGCCGCGTTAAGAGGATATGAAGATATCGTCAGGTTCCTGATTCAGAGAGGAGCAAACGTCAACAGCATAG ATAAGTTTGGGAACTCAACGTTGCTGCTAGCCCTGAGATCCGGGCACGACAGGATCACCTCCCTCCTGGTGAAGCACGGCGCAGCCCTGAACCTGGAGGATGCCGGAGGGTACCTGTGCAGGGTCGTGACCGACGGCAGGATCGACCTGCTGAATCGCCTGCTCAGGTTCGGCGTCGACCCTAACTGCAAGAACTACGACCAGAAGACGCCGCTCCACGTCGCCGCCGCGGAGGGCCTGCACCTCGTCGCCGGCATGCTCATAGGCTTCGGCGCGGATGTTCAGGCCAAAGACAG GTGGGGAAACACGCCGTTGGACGAAGGGCGGAGGTGCAGCTGCAAGCCACTGGTCAGGATCCTGGAGCAGGCTACAACAGCTGCAGTCGCTCAGTGA